Proteins encoded within one genomic window of Desulfosalsimonas propionicica:
- a CDS encoding efflux RND transporter periplasmic adaptor subunit — MKKHLPKILLILILLLLAAGAVFLVHHRKSELSGMDTVPAPALPVHVSKVETGAVAQTRHYLGILEPVVSARIAARVTGYLNSVPVDTGDRVRKNQVIAEIDDRLLKKELSGLKAELKGARADLADRKQRYERRKALYKKGHATEESLDAAQSAFVSARSRVSTLSARIESARVSLGYATIQAPFDGVVTRRHKDPGDLVTPGQALYQIEDTAGGYRVLVHLDAQTADRISKHTTAEIRHDSSTIEAPVDQIYPAGDENRMAVAEIRLPDRPFNRPSMTFVGVDLVFGASEALVVPKQAALEYEGQWRVFVLRDNQHATPVDVDVSAFGENRLAVISEKLQPGDRVIVGDESMLIRLGENTRVTPVKALGTREAR; from the coding sequence ATGAAAAAGCATCTGCCCAAAATTCTCCTGATTCTGATTCTTTTGCTGCTGGCAGCCGGAGCCGTGTTTCTGGTGCACCATCGCAAATCCGAACTTTCGGGAATGGATACGGTACCCGCTCCCGCCCTGCCCGTCCATGTCAGCAAGGTGGAAACAGGCGCAGTGGCGCAAACGCGGCATTACCTGGGGATCCTCGAGCCTGTGGTCTCGGCCCGGATTGCCGCCCGGGTCACCGGTTATCTGAATTCTGTACCAGTAGACACCGGCGACAGGGTGCGAAAAAACCAGGTTATTGCCGAGATTGACGACCGGCTGCTCAAAAAGGAACTTTCCGGACTGAAGGCCGAGCTCAAGGGCGCCCGGGCCGACCTGGCGGATCGCAAACAGCGCTATGAAAGAAGAAAGGCGCTTTACAAAAAGGGGCATGCAACCGAGGAAAGCCTGGATGCGGCCCAAAGCGCCTTTGTTTCCGCACGCTCCCGGGTATCCACGCTGAGCGCCCGTATTGAATCCGCCCGGGTATCGCTGGGATACGCAACAATTCAGGCGCCTTTTGACGGGGTGGTCACCCGGCGGCACAAGGATCCCGGAGATCTGGTAACACCCGGGCAGGCCCTATACCAAATCGAGGACACGGCCGGGGGATACCGGGTCCTGGTCCATCTCGACGCACAAACAGCAGACCGGATATCCAAGCATACCACAGCCGAAATCCGCCATGACAGCAGCACCATTGAAGCCCCGGTGGACCAGATTTATCCGGCAGGCGATGAAAACCGCATGGCCGTAGCAGAAATCCGACTTCCGGACAGGCCCTTCAACCGGCCGTCCATGACATTTGTGGGCGTGGACCTGGTTTTTGGCGCTTCAGAGGCCCTGGTGGTCCCCAAGCAGGCGGCTCTGGAATATGAAGGCCAGTGGCGGGTCTTTGTGCTCCGGGACAACCAGCATGCAACACCCGTGGATGTGGATGTATCGGCTTTTGGGGAAAACCGCCTGGCTGTGATTTCCGAAAAACTCCAGCCCGGCGACCGGGTGATTGTGGGCGATGAATCCATGCTCATCCGTCTTGGGGAAAATACCCGGGTCACACCTGTCAAGGCCCTCGGGACCCGGGAGGCCAGATGA
- a CDS encoding ATP-binding protein, with product MAGHRMSSFSSPGPDLIEPPGRPLKIALAACGVFFAAGVLYILFSGHFAALAAASVPDLALIEKTKGLLFVFFTTVVLFCVLYAMLLRLDRQQRRLLNFGNRLIAAERQASALVLADSVAHEVSNLLMTLEYHVQELADAAGEEKKDTLQKVFSAQDRLKALARRLARVSGRETRKTYFNIFAAVGDALAFAEKHRSLRFCKIERTGPADLMFMGNLLLVYQMILNLVLNAAQAAGEHGRIRVDLLEHDDVVSVEVHDNGPGIAPNMRKTVMEAFYTTRKNGSGLGLLSVEACARAHNGNVEVRDSDLGGACFAVWLKKTPAVIDDQ from the coding sequence ATGGCAGGTCACCGGATGTCTTCGTTTTCATCCCCGGGACCGGACTTGATTGAACCGCCGGGCAGGCCATTGAAAATCGCGCTGGCCGCCTGCGGTGTCTTTTTTGCGGCCGGGGTTCTCTACATTCTTTTTTCAGGCCATTTCGCGGCACTGGCTGCTGCCTCGGTTCCTGACCTGGCGTTGATTGAAAAAACCAAGGGCCTGCTGTTTGTATTCTTTACAACTGTTGTGCTGTTTTGCGTGCTTTATGCCATGCTGCTGCGTCTTGACCGGCAGCAGCGCAGGCTGCTGAATTTCGGCAACCGCCTGATAGCCGCCGAGCGGCAGGCCTCGGCCCTTGTGCTGGCCGATTCGGTTGCCCACGAGGTCAGCAACCTGCTTATGACCCTGGAATATCATGTACAGGAACTGGCGGATGCCGCCGGTGAAGAAAAAAAGGACACCCTGCAAAAGGTTTTTTCCGCCCAGGACCGACTTAAAGCACTTGCCCGGAGACTGGCCCGGGTCAGCGGCCGGGAGACCAGAAAAACGTATTTTAATATTTTTGCAGCTGTCGGCGATGCCCTGGCCTTTGCGGAAAAGCACCGCAGCCTTCGTTTCTGCAAAATTGAGCGCACGGGGCCGGCGGATTTGATGTTTATGGGCAATCTGCTTCTGGTCTACCAGATGATTCTCAATCTGGTGCTCAACGCCGCCCAGGCTGCGGGTGAGCACGGCCGTATTCGGGTGGACCTGCTTGAGCACGATGATGTTGTGTCCGTGGAAGTCCATGACAACGGTCCGGGCATTGCCCCGAATATGCGCAAAACCGTAATGGAAGCTTTTTATACCACCCGAAAAAATGGAAGCGGCCTGGGCTTGCTTTCGGTTGAGGCCTGCGCCCGGGCCCACAACGGGAATGTTGAAGTCCGTGATTCAGATCTGGGCGGGGCGTGCTTTGCTGTTTGGCTGAAAAAAACACCGGCCGTCATTGATGATCAATAA
- a CDS encoding cobalamin B12-binding domain-containing protein — MDTDLKEEISRLPEVPPDAAMAYKQHLGEMVEKVNNRMRRRPELDLLIGGNPVSMMFDNHRNHGLFMSNVFSLNEYALLLNTIPWVYRAYTGRGFSFNYFPAHLQTWRDVLEETLAPDSAACLDAVYGWMISRHEKFIQLSKQSHDRTMEPDAQWRPVYEQFLQGLLSADRQASMAVAKKAVPDLARLNDFYIHVVQPAMYAVGAMWERGEISVAKEHLASALVNRVMAVQYIELMESPEQSKGKAVVTATANEFHEIGAAMVANALEADGWEITFLGANTPSEELLEYVSASGFDLVCVSITVPFNLESIQNVIQAIRTWPEGRQPKIMIGGQAFGGYPELPQKLGADGFAENPEQAVALADQWGKAIC, encoded by the coding sequence ATGGATACGGATTTGAAAGAAGAAATCAGCCGGCTGCCTGAAGTTCCCCCGGATGCGGCCATGGCATATAAGCAGCATCTGGGTGAAATGGTCGAAAAGGTCAATAACCGCATGCGCCGCCGGCCCGAACTGGATCTGTTGATCGGCGGCAATCCCGTGAGCATGATGTTTGACAATCACAGAAATCATGGCCTTTTTATGAGCAATGTGTTTTCTTTAAATGAATACGCGCTGCTGCTCAACACCATCCCCTGGGTTTACCGGGCATACACCGGCCGCGGTTTTTCCTTTAATTATTTTCCCGCTCATTTGCAGACGTGGCGGGATGTTCTGGAAGAAACCCTGGCGCCGGACTCTGCGGCTTGTCTGGATGCGGTCTATGGCTGGATGATTTCCAGGCATGAGAAGTTCATCCAGCTTTCAAAGCAGTCTCATGACCGAACCATGGAGCCCGATGCCCAATGGCGGCCCGTGTATGAACAGTTTCTCCAGGGCCTGTTAAGTGCAGACCGACAGGCGTCCATGGCCGTGGCAAAAAAGGCTGTGCCGGACCTGGCCAGGCTCAATGATTTTTATATCCATGTGGTCCAGCCGGCCATGTATGCCGTGGGCGCCATGTGGGAGAGGGGTGAAATCAGCGTGGCAAAGGAACATCTGGCCTCGGCCCTTGTTAACCGGGTTATGGCTGTACAGTATATCGAGCTCATGGAATCGCCCGAACAATCAAAGGGCAAAGCCGTGGTCACGGCCACGGCAAACGAGTTCCATGAAATCGGGGCCGCCATGGTGGCCAATGCCCTGGAGGCCGACGGATGGGAAATCACCTTTCTGGGCGCCAACACCCCTTCGGAGGAGCTGCTGGAATATGTTTCAGCCAGCGGCTTTGACCTGGTATGCGTTTCAATCACTGTGCCGTTTAATCTCGAATCCATTCAAAATGTCATCCAGGCCATCCGGACCTGGCCCGAAGGCCGGCAGCCCAAAATCATGATCGGCGGACAGGCGTTTGGCGGTTATCCGGAACTGCCGCAAAAGCTGGGGGCGGACGGATTTGCCGAAAATCCGGAACAGGCCGTGGCCCTGGCGGATCAATGGGGGAAAGCGATTTGCTGA
- a CDS encoding GGDEF domain-containing protein, giving the protein MGESDLLMTLLEVIKANPLAFRVFFNAAGSTLAVVTDRDHRILACNDNLARNLHLPEKPLGRFLGDILCSLEGEEGFSLLVSRQDNSLLPQIFRICYTEILFKCYTFAIEEGFLVLGDRLGGTDNEVLESMSLLNNELSGLSRELAQKNRDLEKANRKITELSRTDSLTGLANRAYFQERYQEAFNLARRHQMPLAVVMMDLDHFKHINDIYGHDAGDAVLRHFGGLVRESCRQEDFAARFGGEEFILYLPHTTIKEALSLADRLRQRLAGAAILENHYQVTASMGVAGLAPDDSPESLIKRGDQALYKAKDAGRNWVCAL; this is encoded by the coding sequence ATGGGGGAAAGCGATTTGCTGATGACCCTGCTGGAAGTGATCAAGGCAAATCCACTGGCGTTCCGGGTGTTTTTCAATGCAGCCGGCAGCACCCTGGCCGTGGTCACCGACAGGGACCATCGCATCCTGGCCTGCAATGATAACCTGGCCAGAAATCTCCATCTGCCGGAAAAGCCCCTGGGAAGGTTTTTGGGCGATATTTTGTGCTCCCTTGAAGGCGAAGAAGGGTTTTCCCTGCTGGTTTCCAGGCAGGACAACAGCCTGCTGCCCCAGATTTTCAGGATCTGCTACACGGAAATTCTTTTTAAATGCTATACCTTTGCGATAGAAGAAGGGTTTCTGGTGCTGGGAGACCGCCTTGGCGGCACGGACAATGAAGTGCTGGAGAGCATGTCGCTTCTCAATAACGAACTGTCCGGTCTGAGCCGGGAACTCGCCCAAAAAAACCGGGACCTGGAAAAGGCCAACCGGAAAATCACGGAATTGTCCCGCACCGATTCCCTCACGGGTCTGGCCAACCGTGCCTATTTCCAGGAGCGCTACCAGGAGGCGTTTAATCTTGCCCGTCGTCATCAGATGCCTTTGGCGGTTGTTATGATGGACCTGGATCACTTCAAGCACATCAATGACATCTATGGCCATGATGCCGGAGATGCCGTGCTGAGACACTTTGGCGGCCTTGTTCGGGAAAGCTGCCGGCAGGAGGACTTTGCCGCCCGTTTCGGCGGTGAGGAATTTATCCTGTATCTGCCCCATACAACCATAAAAGAGGCCCTATCGCTTGCAGACCGGCTGCGGCAGCGCTTGGCCGGTGCCGCCATATTGGAAAACCACTATCAGGTTACCGCCAGCATGGGTGTTGCCGGGCTGGCCCCGGATGATTCTCCCGAATCCTTGATTAAGCGGGGTGATCAGGCGTTGTATAAGGCCAAGGATGCGGGCCGCAACTGGGTTTGTGCCCTTTAA
- a CDS encoding NapC/NirT family cytochrome c, giving the protein MKRKRPYLTAFLLVAAGIAIGFPVFSMTYYTMVRTSTPQFCASCHEIEYAYNTWKTSTHVNNAQGFVADCMDCHLPAPHDTVDFFYKKTLHGIKDIVVHFTMDEYDREKNRQKAYDSFDNAQCQKCHRNILYIPDKRGAMLAHRSVIHALPGREKRCVDCHRDLVHNPAEVYRYKQYELN; this is encoded by the coding sequence ATGAAAAGGAAACGACCCTATCTCACGGCTTTTCTTCTGGTGGCCGCCGGTATTGCCATCGGTTTTCCGGTTTTTTCAATGACTTACTACACCATGGTACGCACTTCCACTCCGCAGTTCTGCGCTTCCTGCCACGAAATTGAATACGCCTACAATACGTGGAAAACCTCCACCCACGTCAACAACGCCCAGGGCTTTGTGGCCGACTGCATGGACTGCCACCTGCCCGCACCCCACGACACCGTGGATTTTTTCTATAAAAAAACCCTGCACGGCATTAAAGATATTGTGGTGCATTTCACTATGGATGAATACGACCGGGAAAAAAACCGGCAAAAAGCCTATGATTCCTTTGACAATGCCCAGTGTCAGAAATGCCATCGCAATATTTTGTATATTCCGGACAAGCGCGGGGCCATGCTGGCTCATCGCTCGGTGATCCACGCGCTACCCGGCCGGGAGAAACGATGCGTGGACTGCCACAGAGACCTGGTGCACAACCCCGCCGAGGTCTACCGCTATAAGCAGTATGAACTGAATTGA
- a CDS encoding multiheme c-type cytochrome — protein MKKLLFCTVISAMLFLLALPAVVSSQAEQDMAKQKEFRIERSISEAGVACIQCHKQEHPGIFGDWANSRHANANITCIDCHKAEQTDPDVSKEHFQQYEKTDSQWGRKQYRVPVAGVVTPKDCSRCHPDEAEQYKRSKHANTLEIIWKIDPWLNKGMNSDFERASGCFYCHGTVLETDEEGNLTPETWPNVGVGRMNLDGSKGSCSSCHTRHRFSVMEARKPQACGQCHLGPDHPQIEIYTESKHGAIYDSFGDEYNWDAAPGTWSPGVDYRAPTCASCHMSGAGSTRTTHDVTERLSWEIQAPLTVRPSDFKAFPAKTNWEVERKKMKEICLQCHGNNWVDDHYATFDKVVEEYNEVYFKPARDLMNELYEKGLVDDEKMFDEKIEVEYYELWHHEGRRARMGAAMMAPDYTWWHGFYEVKHRYNSFMKKGRELIEHNKKAEKAPDFPNATGRTTRPEAIFGSQ, from the coding sequence ATGAAAAAATTATTATTCTGCACGGTGATCAGTGCCATGTTATTTTTGCTGGCTTTGCCGGCTGTTGTATCTTCCCAGGCTGAGCAGGACATGGCCAAGCAAAAGGAGTTCCGCATCGAGCGCTCCATTTCAGAGGCTGGCGTGGCCTGCATCCAGTGCCACAAACAGGAGCATCCGGGCATATTCGGTGACTGGGCAAACAGCCGGCACGCCAATGCCAATATCACCTGCATTGACTGCCACAAAGCCGAGCAAACCGATCCGGACGTGAGCAAGGAGCACTTCCAGCAGTATGAAAAAACCGATTCCCAATGGGGCAGAAAACAGTATCGGGTGCCCGTGGCCGGCGTGGTCACACCCAAGGACTGCTCCCGCTGCCACCCGGACGAGGCCGAGCAGTACAAGCGCAGCAAGCACGCCAATACCCTGGAGATCATCTGGAAAATCGATCCCTGGCTAAACAAGGGCATGAACAGCGATTTTGAGCGGGCTTCCGGGTGTTTTTACTGCCACGGCACCGTGCTGGAAACCGATGAGGAAGGCAACCTCACCCCGGAAACCTGGCCCAACGTGGGCGTGGGACGCATGAATCTGGACGGCAGCAAGGGAAGCTGCAGTTCCTGCCATACCCGGCACCGTTTTTCGGTGATGGAGGCCAGAAAACCCCAGGCCTGCGGTCAGTGCCATCTGGGTCCGGACCATCCCCAGATCGAGATTTATACCGAGTCCAAGCACGGGGCCATTTACGACAGTTTCGGTGACGAATACAACTGGGACGCCGCCCCTGGCACCTGGTCTCCGGGCGTGGATTACCGTGCGCCCACATGCGCTTCCTGCCACATGAGCGGTGCCGGCTCCACCCGCACCACCCATGACGTCACAGAGCGGCTGTCCTGGGAGATCCAGGCGCCGTTAACCGTCCGCCCCTCCGATTTCAAAGCGTTTCCCGCCAAAACCAACTGGGAGGTGGAGCGCAAGAAAATGAAGGAGATCTGTCTGCAGTGCCATGGCAACAACTGGGTGGACGATCATTACGCCACTTTTGACAAGGTGGTGGAGGAATACAACGAGGTTTATTTCAAGCCGGCCAGGGACCTGATGAACGAGCTTTATGAAAAGGGGCTGGTGGATGATGAAAAGATGTTTGATGAAAAAATAGAGGTTGAATACTATGAGCTGTGGCATCACGAAGGCCGGCGGGCCCGCATGGGAGCGGCCATGATGGCCCCGGATTATACATGGTGGCACGGGTTCTACGAGGTCAAGCACCGGTATAATTCCTTTATGAAGAAAGGCCGGGAGTTAATCGAGCACAACAAAAAGGCTGAAAAGGCACCGGATTTCCCCAATGCCACGGGCAGAACCACCCGGCCCGAGGCCATTTTCGGCAGCCAGTAA
- the hcp gene encoding hydroxylamine reductase — protein MFCFQCEQTAKGEGCTKIGVCGKQPDVAELQDVLIYAVKGLAQVAKEGRKVGVKDSRIDHFACEAMFSTLTNVDFDPPRFVELINQCVSHRDELKKKVQAAGGWADFTSGPATFTPAATVEELVAQGEDFGPEAEKPVVDQDILSLKETLTYGIKGIAAYADHAAILGKTDDQIFDFIYEGLAATLDDNLGVNDLLGLVLKCGEINLVTMELLDAANTGAYGNPEPTEVPLGAKKGKALLVSGHDLKDLETILKQTEGKGIYVYTHGEMLPCHGYPELKKYEHFYGHYGTAWQNQKKEFAEFPGAIVMTTNCIQKPQDVYQDNIFTTGLVGWPGVTHIADKDFSPAIEKALSLPGYDADIDRGSVMVGFGHNAVLGVADKVIEGVKNKDIRHFFVVAGCDGAKPGRNYYTEFVEKAPEDTMVLTFACGKFRFFDKKLGAIGGIPRLLDLGQCNDAYSAVKIASALADAFDCGVNDLPLSIICSWYEQKAVAILLTLLYLGIKDIRLGPSLPAFVSSNVLNVLVDKFDIKPISTPDEDLKAILG, from the coding sequence ATGTTCTGTTTTCAGTGTGAACAAACCGCAAAAGGCGAAGGCTGCACAAAAATTGGTGTCTGCGGCAAACAGCCGGATGTGGCCGAACTCCAGGATGTACTGATCTACGCGGTCAAAGGCCTGGCCCAGGTAGCCAAAGAGGGCCGCAAGGTCGGCGTAAAGGACAGCAGGATCGATCATTTCGCCTGTGAGGCCATGTTTTCCACCCTGACCAACGTGGATTTTGATCCGCCCCGGTTTGTGGAACTCATCAACCAGTGCGTCAGCCATCGCGACGAACTGAAGAAAAAAGTGCAAGCAGCCGGCGGATGGGCTGATTTCACCAGCGGCCCGGCAACTTTCACCCCGGCGGCCACGGTTGAGGAACTGGTGGCCCAGGGCGAAGATTTCGGTCCCGAGGCTGAAAAGCCGGTTGTGGACCAGGACATCCTGTCCTTAAAGGAGACCCTGACCTACGGCATCAAGGGCATTGCCGCCTATGCCGATCACGCCGCGATTCTGGGCAAGACAGACGATCAGATTTTCGATTTCATTTACGAGGGTCTGGCCGCCACCCTGGACGACAATCTGGGGGTCAATGACCTGCTTGGGCTGGTGCTCAAGTGCGGGGAGATCAACCTGGTGACCATGGAACTGCTGGATGCGGCCAACACCGGCGCATACGGCAATCCTGAACCTACCGAAGTGCCCCTGGGCGCCAAAAAGGGCAAGGCCCTGCTGGTCTCCGGCCATGATCTCAAAGATCTTGAAACCATCCTCAAGCAGACCGAGGGAAAGGGTATATACGTCTATACGCACGGTGAGATGCTGCCCTGCCACGGCTATCCGGAGCTCAAGAAATACGAGCATTTCTACGGCCATTACGGCACGGCCTGGCAGAACCAGAAAAAGGAGTTTGCCGAGTTTCCGGGCGCCATTGTCATGACCACCAACTGCATCCAGAAGCCCCAGGATGTCTATCAGGACAATATTTTCACCACCGGCCTTGTGGGCTGGCCCGGGGTCACCCATATCGCGGACAAGGATTTCAGCCCGGCCATTGAAAAGGCGCTTTCCCTGCCCGGATATGACGCAGACATTGATCGCGGATCGGTCATGGTGGGCTTTGGCCACAACGCGGTACTCGGCGTGGCCGACAAGGTCATCGAAGGGGTGAAAAACAAAGACATCCGCCACTTTTTCGTGGTGGCCGGATGTGACGGCGCAAAGCCGGGCCGCAACTATTACACCGAGTTTGTTGAAAAGGCACCGGAAGATACCATGGTGCTGACTTTTGCCTGCGGCAAATTCAGATTCTTTGACAAAAAGCTGGGGGCCATCGGCGGCATTCCGCGCCTGCTCGACCTCGGTCAGTGCAATGATGCCTATTCGGCTGTCAAGATCGCCTCTGCCCTGGCAGATGCTTTTGACTGCGGGGTAAACGATCTGCCGCTTTCCATCATATGCTCCTGGTACGAGCAGAAGGCCGTGGCCATCCTGCTGACATTGCTTTACCTGGGCATCAAAGATATCCGCCTGGGCCCGAGCCTGCCGGCGTTTGTATCGTCGAACGTGCTCAATGTCCTGGTGGACAAATTCGACATCAAGCCCATCAGCACCCCGGACGAGGATCTTAAGGCCATTCTGGGGTAA
- a CDS encoding cupin domain-containing protein, with protein MLKKVEVFKENDFSEKSLKKLLVHDSPYFKVINFNFKAGQELPVHSHDIDGQLSITVLEGTGEFLGAEDAGIPAAPGDVLISDISEPHGIRAETDMRVLVTIAPPI; from the coding sequence ATGCTCAAAAAAGTGGAAGTGTTTAAGGAAAACGATTTTTCGGAAAAATCATTAAAAAAACTGCTGGTGCATGATTCACCTTATTTCAAGGTGATCAACTTCAATTTCAAAGCCGGCCAGGAACTGCCCGTGCATTCCCATGACATTGACGGCCAGCTGAGCATCACCGTGCTTGAGGGCACCGGCGAGTTTCTGGGCGCAGAAGACGCGGGCATCCCCGCAGCCCCGGGAGATGTTCTGATCTCCGATATCAGCGAACCCCACGGCATCCGGGCGGAAACCGACATGCGGGTGCTGGTTACCATTGCCCCGCCCATATGA
- the epsC gene encoding serine O-acetyltransferase EpsC, whose product MESDTRHPKAMTCKDEVRDYSGYRQKLPGVVEDILAGCGEEQSYTHIDYEPAPSEAEVIDILQNLREMLFPGFFSREKIDPVNLKYNMGRQVTLLYDMLAEQITRAVRYECFKFDLECSDCRKRGYEAALAFLQSVPDLQHQLAKDVVAAYKGDPAAKSYDEIIFSYPGMFAIMVYRIAHRLHALSVPLVPRIMTEHSHRITGIDIHPGAVIGESFTIDHGTGVVVGETARIGDNVRIYQGVTIGALSVPRSKADEMRETKRHPTIENDVVIYSGATILGGDTIIGARSVIGGNVWITEPVPADTTVLLESPRLIYRKNPLRV is encoded by the coding sequence ATGGAAAGTGATACCCGGCATCCCAAAGCTATGACCTGCAAGGACGAGGTACGCGACTACTCCGGATACAGACAAAAACTGCCCGGGGTGGTGGAGGACATCCTTGCGGGCTGCGGCGAGGAGCAGTCTTATACCCATATCGATTACGAGCCTGCTCCTTCTGAGGCAGAAGTCATTGATATCCTTCAGAATCTTCGGGAAATGCTGTTTCCCGGTTTTTTCAGCCGGGAAAAAATCGATCCAGTGAATCTCAAATACAACATGGGCCGGCAGGTGACCCTGTTATATGACATGTTGGCCGAGCAGATTACCCGGGCTGTTCGCTATGAATGCTTCAAGTTTGACCTGGAATGCAGCGACTGCCGGAAGCGCGGATATGAAGCCGCCCTGGCGTTTCTCCAATCCGTTCCGGATCTGCAGCATCAGCTGGCAAAGGATGTTGTCGCGGCATACAAGGGTGACCCGGCTGCCAAGAGCTACGATGAGATCATTTTCAGCTATCCGGGCATGTTTGCCATCATGGTCTACCGCATTGCCCATCGGCTCCATGCCCTGTCTGTTCCCCTGGTTCCCAGGATCATGACCGAGCATTCCCACAGGATCACCGGCATTGACATTCATCCGGGCGCGGTCATCGGTGAAAGCTTCACCATTGATCACGGCACCGGTGTTGTGGTGGGCGAAACCGCCCGGATCGGCGATAACGTGCGCATTTACCAGGGGGTTACCATCGGGGCCCTTTCCGTGCCCCGCAGCAAGGCCGATGAAATGCGGGAAACCAAGCGCCATCCCACCATTGAAAACGACGTGGTCATTTATTCCGGGGCCACGATCCTGGGCGGAGACACCATTATCGGCGCCCGTTCAGTGATCGGCGGCAATGTCTGGATCACCGAGCCGGTTCCCGCCGACACCACGGTGCTTCTGGAATCGCCGCGCCTGATTTACCGGAAAAACCCGCTAAGGGTTTGA
- the cysK gene encoding cysteine synthase A, with product MPLFADISETMGNTPLVRLNSLSESGPASAGAEVYAKLEFFNPLGSVKDRIGAAMLDAAAREGKIGPGSLIVEPTSGNTGIALAFVCAVRGYRLCLTMPETMSIERRKLLSHLGAELVLTQAEYGMKGAIQAAREMVATYENAFMPDQFSNPANPEIHRKTTAEEIWHDTGGQVDVLVAGVGTGGTITGVAGLLKQRNPQFYAVAVEPADSPVLSGGASGSHKIQGIGAGFVPEILDQSLINEVITVTNDQAFETARALASREGILCGISSGAAAWVALELAGRPEFAKKRIVTILPSTGERYISTALFL from the coding sequence ATGCCCCTGTTTGCCGATATCTCCGAGACCATGGGAAACACGCCCCTGGTGCGGCTAAATAGCTTATCTGAATCCGGCCCGGCATCTGCCGGGGCTGAAGTCTATGCCAAGCTTGAATTTTTCAACCCCCTGGGAAGTGTGAAGGACCGGATTGGAGCGGCCATGCTGGATGCGGCCGCACGAGAGGGAAAAATCGGGCCGGGATCACTGATTGTGGAGCCCACCAGCGGCAACACCGGCATTGCCCTTGCCTTTGTATGCGCGGTTCGGGGCTACCGGCTGTGTCTGACCATGCCCGAGACCATGAGCATCGAGCGGCGCAAGCTGCTTTCCCACCTGGGAGCGGAACTGGTGCTCACCCAGGCGGAATACGGCATGAAAGGCGCCATTCAGGCGGCCAGGGAAATGGTGGCCACCTATGAAAATGCCTTTATGCCCGATCAGTTTTCCAACCCGGCCAACCCGGAAATCCACCGCAAAACAACCGCAGAAGAAATCTGGCACGACACGGGCGGTCAGGTGGATGTCCTGGTGGCCGGCGTGGGCACAGGCGGCACGATCACAGGCGTGGCAGGGTTGTTAAAGCAAAGAAATCCGCAATTTTATGCCGTGGCCGTGGAGCCGGCCGACTCGCCGGTGCTTTCCGGCGGGGCTTCGGGCTCCCACAAGATTCAGGGCATCGGTGCCGGCTTTGTCCCGGAAATTCTTGACCAGTCCCTGATCAACGAGGTAATCACGGTGACAAACGATCAGGCCTTTGAAACAGCCAGAGCCCTTGCCAGTCGGGAAGGCATCCTTTGCGGGATTTCCTCCGGGGCAGCGGCATGGGTGGCTTTGGAGCTGGCCGGGCGGCCGGAGTTTGCCAAAAAGCGCATTGTTACCATCCTGCCCAGCACAGGCGAACGCTATATCAGCACTGCCCTGTTTTTGTAA